Part of the Streptomyces sp. NBC_01460 genome, CATCATCGAGATGGAGTAGACAGGCGCAGTCAAGCCGCTCTGACGATTTGAGGCTCTGCGCCGCAGGGGGTTTGCCGACGCGACAGGAGCCGCTTGCCATCCGCGTCGATCACCACCGCGTAGTGGTTCTTCTTCCCGATGTCGAGTCCGGCCCAGAGCTGGGGCACGGCCACCTCCGTCGCTTGTCGTCTCGTTCCGATCCCGCAGACGACCTCGCCGACGCTGTCTTACAAGAGCGATCAAGCCGCGATTCCCAATTGATGGTCGAGTTGTCGCGGGGCTCCGGGCGGCCAAGTTGCCGGAGCCAAACCGACCGCAACAGGCAACGAGCCATACCCAGAGCCCCCGGGCTCCGCCGAACCTATAAATGCGCGCGGTTCGAACCCACCAAGAAGGTAAGGCAGGCAACCGGCCGGGCCACGGCAGGGCGCGGCCCCTGAAGGGGCGGTCCGGTCGTGGCTCGTTCCGGGGCTGCGGGGCGTCAGCCGCCGACGGTGAAGCTGATGGTGTGGTCCCTCAGTTCGATGGTGGTGTTGTATTTGCTGGACCAGTAGCCGCCCGTCTTCACGGCGTTGGCGAGTGTGAGCGTGTAGGTGCCCAGTGGCAGGTCGGTGAGCGGGAACTCGCGCGTGAAGTCGATCGGGTAGGGCGGCTTGCCGCCCGTGACCGTGATCTCCTCGGTGCTGATCACGTTGCCGTCGGGGGCGGTCAGGGTCGGCGGGCCGGTCAGTGTCAGCGTCCCCGTGACCTTGGGAATGGAGTCGCCGGCCAGGCGGTACTTCTCCGACAGCCAGGTCACCGCCTCCCAGAAGGACAGCGTCGCGTGGAAGCGGGCGGTGGCCTTCTGGTAGGTGCCGTCCCAGCCGAGGTCCACGCTCAGGCGCGAGACCACGCGGCTCACCCGCACCTCGTCGGTCTGCTCGCCATGGGCCGGGCTGTGGAAGCTCTGGTAGACGTCCGGGTCGGGCGCCTTCTCCCCGGTGTTGATCCAGTCGGCACTGCCCATTACTCCCCGTCCCCAGCGGTGGACGTAATAGTCGTCGCCCAGCTTCAGCCGGCGAAGGGTACCCACCGCAGGCTGGGGCTCCGCCCTGCCGCCGCTGTCGAGGTGGCCCAAGGCGTCGATGAAGGAATCATCCGGGATCTCCACGTCCGTGGAGACGCCCAGCTCGGCCACACTCCCGTATCCCCAGGGGACAAACGTCAACCGGGCGGCGACCGGATCACCGGCCTTGAGCATGACGCCGGTCAGAGTGCATCCGTCACTGCTCTCGTCGGTCACCACGAACCGGGTGTGAACCGGGTAGAAACCGGCGGCGTCGCCCTCCTCCTCCCCGCAGGTATAGGTGAACGTGCCATCGAACGCCTCGGCGAACGCCCGCTCGTCCCGGGCGTTGAGGGAGTCAATGAATGCCCGGACGGCAGGATGCTGCAGGTCCTCGGTAGAGATCATGGACAGCAGCGTCTCCCAACGAACCGGCCGCGTGCACGCCCACACGTGACCCCTCACCCCTTCGGACGAACAGACGAACTGGCCGCCGGTCGGGGGCCGGTGAACCGCGCACCATGCCCGTCGTCGCCCGCGTGGCGTGACCTTCTTGCTCGTGGGGCTGTTCCTCTTTTGTCTTCTCCGTCCCCTCCGATTGGGAGCCGCCATGACCGAACCGTCCGCACTCGCCGCCCCGGTGCGCCCGGGAGTGCCGGCGCATGTCGCTCTCGTTCTCGACGGCAATCGGCGGTGGGCCGCCCAGCGTGGTCTCGGAACGGACGAGGGGCACCGTCGCGGCATCGGCAAGATCCCTGATGTCCTGCAGTGGTGCGAGGAGGAAGGGGTCGCCATGGTGACGCAGTGGATCCTCTCCGTCAGGAACCTGCAGCGCAGCCCCCAGGAACTCGCTGGTCTCTACGAGTCGTTCATCAGCCTGTGTGCACGTCTGGCCGAGGCGCAGCGCTGGCGGGTGAGGGTGATCGGAGCCCTGGACTTGCTGCCCCCACCGGTCGCGGAGGCGTTTCAGGACGTGCAGCGGCGCACCGAGCAGGTGGAGGGGGTGCAGGCCAACTTCGCCGTCGCCTACGACGGCCGCCGGGAGATCGCCGCCGCGGCACGGTCGCTGGCGCAGAAGTGCCGGGAGCGGTGGCCGCAGGAGCCGGGCGGGGACCTGTCCTGGTGGGAGGGGGAGTTCGCGTCCCATCTGGGCACGGCGGGGCTCGCGGACCCGGACCTGGTGATCCGCACCTCGGGCGAGCAGCGCCTGTCGGGGTATCTGACCTGGCAGACAGCGCAGTCGGAGCTGTACTTCTGCGAGCGGCTGTGGCCCGACTTCACCCGCGAAGACCTGCGTGAGGCACTGCACAGCTACGCCTCACGCCAGCGTCGGCTGGGACTGTAGGCCCGACGATGCAGCAGAGGGAGAAGGACATGAGCCTCACACCGTCCGACGGCCCCGTGCTCGCGGGCACACACAAACCCCCGCACCGGCCGCACGAACAGCCCGGCCGCCCGGACGGCAGTGAGCGTGCGGGCCGCACGACGGTGGCCCGGACCGTCACCGACGTACTCCAGCCGCGCAACGTCCTGCTCGCCGGCATGCCCGGCATCGGGCTGGCCGCCGCCGGCAACTGGAGCGGCATCCCCTGGGGGCTGCTCGGCGCCCTGTGCGCCGGGATCATTCCCGCCGCCTACATCCAGTGGGAACGCAAACGCGGCACCTGGGGAGACCGCAACATCGTCGACCGCACCAAACGGCCCCCGATCTTCCTGGTCATCCTGGCCTCCATCGGCCTCGGCTCCATCATCATGATCCTCGGCCACGCCCCCACCGGCATCCTCCTCGCGATGCTCGCCCTATGGGCAATGACCGTCGTCCTGCTCGCCGTCAATCACGTCTGGAAGATCAGCGTCGACAGCGCGGTCGCCTCCGCGATCCCCGCGATGCTCGCCGCCGTCCACTCCCCCTGGTGGCTCCTCGCCTACGGCCTGACCCTCGCCGTGTGCTGGTCCCGCGTCGCACTCACCTACCACACCGTCGCCCAGACCGCGGCCGGCGCCAGCGTCGGCGCCACCACCGCAGCCGCATTCCTCCTGACCTGAAGGCCAGCCCATCGTCCCTGGCCGCTACTTCTCACCCCGGTCAGACGACTCGCTGGGCAACCGGCGAGCGTCGGCAGGCCACTCGTGCTCGCGTACGGCACGGGCGAAGCACACGGCGCTCACCTGGATCTCAGCCCGCTGCATCTCGGGGGCGCTCGGCGGCCTCGACGAGTTGGTTGACGGCTCGCGCCTCACTGCGGGAGGCGACCTCTGACTTGCCGTAGGAACCCTTCCCGTCTCCGTACCACGCAGATCGTGAGCCGGGAAACCGTGACTTCGCAGAGTAGCCACAAAACTACGTCGGCGGCGTTCGCCAACAAGCCTGCTGATTTGCCCACTCTCCTGCGCCGTCACATCAGGCGTCCACCACGACGGCGCCTACCTGCGGGTCGAGGCCGATAGTGGGAGCTGGCGGACCCGCGCGCTAACTCCGCGACCGGAACGTGGTGGCGGCCGTACCTGCCCTCGCTCCCCGGCCGCACGGACTTCGCGGGCCGCCAGCTGCACACGGTCGACTACCGCAGCCCGGCCGACTTCACCGGACAGCGCGTTGTGGTGGTCAGGCGGCAACTCCGGCGCCCAGATCGCCGCCGACCACGGCTCTGTTGGTCTCCGCCGCCGTCACCGATCGCTGGGGCGTCACCCACTACGGCTCTCTCTCCGGCCTGCTGGCTGTACCTGCGACTGTCGCCGCAGCTATCGCGCCCTGGGCGGGTGCGAGCCTCGCCGAGATCTTGGGCGGCTACCCGCACTTGTTCACCGTGCTCTCCGTCGCATCCCTTGCGGCTGCGACCCTGGCTGCCGCCGCCTCCGCAAGCGCCTTGCGTTTGTCCCTGAGGAGCGGACGGTCACACCAGCGGCGTGCGTCAGATTCGCGCCCGTAGTGCCCGCAGCGCCCGTAACGCACAAAGGTAATTCGTCCGGGTTTTCCCATGCGGGCC contains:
- the uppS gene encoding polyprenyl diphosphate synthase, which encodes MTEPSALAAPVRPGVPAHVALVLDGNRRWAAQRGLGTDEGHRRGIGKIPDVLQWCEEEGVAMVTQWILSVRNLQRSPQELAGLYESFISLCARLAEAQRWRVRVIGALDLLPPPVAEAFQDVQRRTEQVEGVQANFAVAYDGRREIAAAARSLAQKCRERWPQEPGGDLSWWEGEFASHLGTAGLADPDLVIRTSGEQRLSGYLTWQTAQSELYFCERLWPDFTREDLREALHSYASRQRRLGL